In Aristaeella hokkaidonensis, the following are encoded in one genomic region:
- a CDS encoding NAD(P)H-dependent oxidoreductase: MKALIVYCHPSEDSFTRHVRDAFIKGITDGGNEYILSDLYAMDFRTDMSEKEYLRDANYRNTNDLAEDVLAEQDKINAADAIVLIYPVFWTEAPAKLVGWIDRVWSYGFAYGEKRMKTLDKALILCTAGNTMERLEKFGLLDSMKKVMFGDRFFNRIRKQEFVVFDGMTRELAQREQNWEQNLAEAYEKGRTLFDDREEPFSVDGRLFTAVENSESGEVSDQTIFCYHQKGNVIWAEYSGGSVVKGFLVGTMDEKQCLHFTYQHINTAGELKAGSCDSEPQEENGRLRFYEKWQWTTGEAGNSIIEEI; this comes from the coding sequence ATGAAGGCACTGATTGTATACTGCCACCCGTCGGAGGATTCCTTTACCCGGCATGTGCGGGACGCGTTTATCAAAGGAATCACGGATGGGGGAAATGAATATATCCTGTCTGACCTGTATGCCATGGATTTCAGGACGGATATGTCTGAAAAGGAATACCTCCGGGACGCCAATTACAGAAACACAAACGACCTGGCGGAGGATGTACTGGCAGAGCAGGATAAGATCAATGCGGCGGATGCGATTGTACTGATCTATCCGGTGTTCTGGACGGAAGCCCCGGCGAAGCTGGTGGGCTGGATTGACCGGGTGTGGTCTTACGGCTTTGCCTACGGCGAGAAACGGATGAAGACACTGGACAAGGCGCTGATCCTGTGCACAGCGGGCAATACGATGGAACGGCTGGAAAAGTTCGGCCTGCTGGACAGCATGAAGAAAGTGATGTTCGGCGACCGGTTCTTCAACCGGATCCGGAAGCAGGAGTTTGTGGTTTTTGACGGGATGACCAGGGAACTGGCACAGCGGGAGCAAAACTGGGAACAGAACCTGGCAGAAGCCTACGAGAAGGGCAGAACCCTGTTTGATGACAGGGAGGAACCGTTCTCCGTGGACGGCCGGCTGTTTACCGCAGTAGAGAACTCTGAATCCGGAGAGGTTTCCGATCAGACGATCTTCTGCTATCACCAGAAAGGGAACGTGATCTGGGCGGAGTATTCCGGCGGAAGCGTCGTGAAAGGGTTCCTTGTGGGAACCATGGATGAGAAGCAATGCCTGCATTTTACCTATCAGCACATCAATACAGCCGGGGAACTGAAGGCCGGATCCTGTGACTCTGAACCGCAGGAGGAAAACGGCAGGCTGCGGTTTTATGAAAAGTGGCAATGGACGACGGGCGAGGCGGGAAACTCTATCATTGAAGAAATCTGA
- the rpiB gene encoding ribose 5-phosphate isomerase B produces the protein MIALACDHHGVALKQELMKMLDEMGLTWKDFGTYDANNPGDDYPVYGYKAAQAVASGECDRGILLCGTGMGISIVACKVRGIRVCTCSDVYSAEMSKRHNNSNILTMGALVVGNEKAKMIARSWLNAEFEGGRHQRRIDMIEKIENGEDPEMEKGK, from the coding sequence GTGATTGCACTGGCTTGTGACCATCATGGGGTGGCACTGAAACAGGAACTGATGAAGATGCTGGATGAGATGGGCCTCACCTGGAAAGACTTTGGCACCTATGACGCCAACAACCCGGGCGACGATTATCCGGTGTACGGATACAAGGCCGCGCAGGCGGTGGCTTCGGGCGAATGCGACCGGGGAATCCTGCTGTGCGGCACGGGCATGGGGATCAGCATTGTGGCGTGCAAGGTCAGGGGGATCCGGGTATGCACCTGCAGCGACGTGTACAGCGCGGAGATGAGCAAACGCCACAACAACAGCAATATCCTGACCATGGGTGCACTGGTTGTGGGGAATGAAAAAGCGAAGATGATAGCCCGCAGCTGGCTGAATGCCGAGTTTGAAGGCGGCCGCCACCAGCGGCGGATCGATATGATCGAAAAGATTGAGAACGGGGAAGACCCGGAAATGGAAAAGGGGAAATAA
- a CDS encoding DUF3781 domain-containing protein — protein sequence MNVLIENLERIHTTEMGVERIRRNLGLGEQDVVAWCREKIQDSRAEAERRGKNWYIRIDGCEITVNAYSYTIITAHRIKE from the coding sequence ATGAATGTGTTGATTGAGAATCTTGAGCGTATTCACACAACGGAGATGGGTGTGGAGAGGATCAGGAGAAACCTGGGCCTGGGGGAGCAGGACGTGGTTGCCTGGTGCAGGGAAAAGATTCAGGATTCCAGGGCTGAAGCAGAACGGAGAGGAAAGAACTGGTACATCCGGATCGACGGCTGCGAGATTACGGTCAACGCATACAGCTACACGATTATTACCGCACATAGGATAAAGGAATGA
- a CDS encoding YunG family protein yields the protein MKYGFYGWEQALVPAVNREYPGIGTPRDLYEALWNVWTKETCAPRMQKDWSKENRTLGQCSITAFLAQDIFGGKVFGVPLGDGNYHCFNVVGDCVFDLTSEQFGDEKLDYSLLHEQTREEHFRKREKFERYEKLKAKLSEFRIQN from the coding sequence ATGAAGTACGGCTTCTATGGATGGGAACAGGCGCTGGTTCCGGCAGTGAACCGGGAGTACCCGGGGATCGGGACACCCAGGGACCTGTATGAAGCCCTGTGGAACGTGTGGACAAAAGAAACCTGCGCACCCCGGATGCAGAAGGACTGGAGCAAAGAAAACCGGACGCTGGGTCAGTGCTCCATTACCGCCTTCCTGGCACAGGATATTTTCGGCGGAAAGGTCTTTGGCGTGCCGCTGGGGGACGGGAATTATCACTGTTTCAATGTGGTCGGCGACTGTGTTTTTGACCTGACCAGTGAGCAGTTCGGTGACGAGAAGCTGGACTATTCCCTGCTGCATGAGCAGACGAGGGAAGAACACTTCAGGAAGCGGGAAAAGTTTGAAAGGTATGAGAAACTGAAGGCGAAGCTTTCTGAATTCAGAATTCAGAATTAA
- a CDS encoding alpha/beta fold hydrolase, with the protein MGELITKDGLRLHYEEFGTGGRVVLSAMAGLFYPDGLQQALARKGYHVYCLTLRGFAPSSYVTEDYGERWYDVFAGDVIVLADSLGLDRFFYLGASHGAGIGWHLLWRYPERVKAFVAVVPGPHSLEAGVMSYRQMLLQGLISAPPPFDPPTDDPDRLARREKREAWLKSLPKADPLEKQVDYGRPLMCCGTEERLREVLRSLQTPTLILGGTDDPISTPALMTRTACCLPDCRLVMYSRSGHNIDTDIPEELADEADRFLQKY; encoded by the coding sequence ATGGGCGAACTCATCACAAAGGACGGCCTTCGTCTGCACTACGAGGAATTCGGCACCGGCGGCCGGGTGGTTCTTTCCGCCATGGCCGGGCTTTTCTATCCGGACGGACTGCAGCAGGCCCTGGCCCGAAAAGGATACCATGTATACTGCTTGACCCTCCGGGGCTTTGCCCCTTCCTCCTATGTGACGGAGGACTATGGAGAACGCTGGTATGACGTGTTTGCCGGGGATGTCATCGTCCTGGCGGATTCCCTGGGCCTGGACCGTTTCTTCTATCTCGGTGCCTCCCACGGAGCAGGTATTGGCTGGCATCTGCTCTGGCGTTACCCGGAGAGGGTCAAAGCCTTCGTAGCTGTCGTCCCCGGCCCCCACAGTCTGGAAGCCGGAGTCATGTCCTACCGCCAGATGCTTCTGCAGGGCCTGATCTCCGCCCCGCCGCCCTTTGATCCGCCCACGGACGATCCGGACCGCCTGGCCCGCAGGGAAAAGCGGGAAGCCTGGCTGAAGAGCCTGCCGAAAGCGGATCCCCTGGAAAAGCAGGTGGATTACGGCCGTCCCCTTATGTGCTGTGGTACGGAAGAAAGGCTGCGCGAGGTACTCCGTTCCCTGCAGACCCCGACCCTGATCCTCGGCGGCACGGACGACCCCATCAGCACCCCCGCGCTGATGACCCGCACCGCCTGCTGCCTGCCGGACTGCAGGCTGGTCATGTATTCCCGCTCCGGCCACAATATTGATACGGATATTCCGGAAGAGCTGGCCGATGAAGCGGATCGGTTCCTTCAAAAGTATTGA
- a CDS encoding COG1361 S-layer family protein, with the protein MKKKRLFAVLLTAVLLVPIFAACGEGAPALSLDENRILRGMDRSWYQGYEASTDRNKWSLILPIRTEGEVESVMAELQVKNPRVTPFKSQDMTVEAHEDEETGIWEVRFTLSMLSNLKNADYPCVIRVTAKGRDGQEQSLDIPYTVRVRGNEEALEKPRISISDVQADLSVGEDGEVKLTLTNPCAATDIENLELKISDEAGHILPRDAEKVYLGSLPIGESITVTYPVTVVQKATVVPHMLKMAMTWNAVGAEASYECSNTVAVHQSIRMEQGGIRMAPSVYAGDSVTLTLPLMNMGKADIVNVMATVSMPGITDRQSVLVGTIQPGETRQAQLILTTSKDVTGEYTGTVTVDCTDEDGNPASLELPVNLKVDPPLKKNTEEKAEGENEKKEKVSPLTIALGGGCGLLLILLVLQGVILRRKLHRLEEDKL; encoded by the coding sequence ATGAAAAAGAAGAGACTGTTCGCGGTCCTGCTGACCGCTGTGCTTCTTGTACCCATTTTCGCCGCCTGCGGCGAGGGTGCACCGGCCCTCAGCCTGGATGAGAACAGGATTCTCCGGGGGATGGACCGGTCCTGGTACCAGGGATATGAAGCTTCCACAGACAGAAACAAATGGAGCCTGATCCTCCCCATCAGGACAGAAGGGGAAGTTGAATCCGTTATGGCGGAACTGCAGGTGAAAAACCCGCGGGTGACGCCTTTCAAATCCCAGGATATGACGGTGGAAGCCCATGAAGATGAAGAAACAGGCATCTGGGAGGTTCGTTTCACCCTGTCCATGCTGTCCAACCTGAAAAATGCCGACTATCCCTGTGTGATCCGTGTGACGGCGAAAGGCAGGGACGGACAGGAACAGAGCCTGGATATTCCCTATACCGTCCGGGTACGGGGCAACGAAGAAGCCCTGGAAAAACCCCGGATCAGTATAAGCGACGTACAGGCTGACCTGTCTGTCGGCGAGGATGGCGAAGTGAAGCTGACGCTGACCAACCCCTGCGCTGCCACGGATATTGAAAATCTGGAACTGAAGATCAGTGACGAGGCAGGACATATCCTGCCCCGGGACGCTGAGAAAGTGTACCTGGGCAGCCTGCCCATCGGCGAGAGCATCACCGTAACCTATCCGGTCACCGTAGTGCAGAAGGCCACGGTCGTACCGCACATGCTGAAGATGGCAATGACCTGGAATGCGGTGGGTGCCGAGGCCAGCTATGAATGCAGCAATACAGTGGCCGTGCACCAGTCCATCCGGATGGAACAGGGCGGGATCAGGATGGCTCCGTCTGTCTATGCCGGAGACTCCGTAACCCTGACGCTGCCGCTGATGAACATGGGCAAGGCGGATATTGTGAATGTGATGGCCACGGTTTCCATGCCCGGCATTACGGACAGGCAGAGCGTACTGGTGGGTACCATCCAGCCCGGAGAAACCCGGCAGGCGCAGCTGATCCTGACAACATCCAAGGATGTCACCGGTGAATATACCGGTACCGTGACCGTGGACTGCACGGATGAAGACGGCAATCCGGCTTCTCTTGAACTGCCGGTAAACCTGAAGGTCGATCCGCCGCTCAAGAAGAACACAGAAGAGAAAGCGGAGGGAGAGAACGAAAAGAAAGAAAAAGTCTCTCCGCTGACGATTGCACTGGGCGGAGGATGCGGCCTGCTGCTGATCCTGCTGGTGCTTCAGGGCGTTATCCTGAGACGCAAACTGCACAGGCTCGAAGAAGACAAGCTGTAA
- a CDS encoding ABC transporter permease: MKNLTLSRVARANIRVNRKAYVSLFVGILLAVFLATATSLCAWGTVRGHEEQMAQRVGWMDMFELGNYGPTDDQLRNCGFFQRLGHVTVDATVKDSKICTGYYDEEAEKLMNRVLIEGRMPEKPGEIAAEQSALVRLGVDKASVGDTLKLTMTPIHGEEEEKSFILVGILNEQTTYLEMRLDEEGMRFPAMLVSPEETYKVGSKVVHRVLTYAPLITFNQVVRNCPLAPELNVYTYTYGVSRETGEAVYDDSGYARARNLISRIALWVVLGAALMLSACVGITTAMESLLSRKNEDIGMLRAIGATRRQVRRIYGAEAWMLTATALPAGLLLGIIVTWIISMLAPDQVVFSLNLWLLIPILCISGLCVFVASRLPLYHASAQMPMGVLRDTALLRRAGKVRNHMEFKTDRLIAGRRVRLHPLRQAGTAGMIALTLLSTLLLGEVVLGIRQQNNDTPAFEMNGPYDSAWVTDPFSQPSSDAEEIRYEMRKIPSYEGVTKVQSVTYLNANLLMPEVPDYFKTRKVDTVGSDGEHIVHSVGTMHGIGSGNDWLFMNDEELADARARSNEDWGAQEAVQNVERMDLIRSQLGITETIVPITVQVLDCDPTAFREYVTDGSINPEKLDSGEQVLVYAPNLCARKTENGGLAMETFSRIDEIKDKEWDIIIQNDYFKQGLQLSLLELSGRKADEAPMTYDIGSEWKDWYQSMDCVRAETKVGAVLGSDAHIDGIYLSGITVILTDRGAQAMGLKLPNPSYAEVFCSRKLTEDQEAFIDNQLNQIATRGFMMVDNQLQTARTKQARKIREIAILTGMILLFFAVSVFMQVTGVSRQIRSDTRMIGTLRAVGADLRTLVGCYRLPVWACAGAALIPCLLFYAVTEFRTFRLFTHNHPVIMIPVLIVLAACVALACTAGIRSRLIKVARQPIVENIREL; the protein is encoded by the coding sequence ATGAAGAACCTCACATTAAGCAGGGTTGCCAGGGCGAATATCCGGGTGAACCGGAAAGCCTATGTCAGCCTTTTTGTCGGTATCCTGCTGGCGGTTTTCCTGGCCACGGCCACGAGCCTGTGCGCCTGGGGAACTGTACGCGGACATGAAGAACAGATGGCCCAGCGCGTCGGCTGGATGGATATGTTTGAGCTGGGAAACTACGGCCCGACGGATGACCAGCTGCGCAACTGCGGCTTTTTCCAGCGGCTCGGCCACGTGACAGTTGACGCAACCGTGAAGGACAGCAAGATCTGTACCGGCTATTATGACGAAGAAGCTGAAAAGCTGATGAACCGGGTCCTGATCGAGGGCCGTATGCCGGAAAAACCGGGAGAAATCGCCGCGGAACAGAGCGCACTGGTCCGGCTGGGCGTGGACAAGGCATCTGTCGGCGATACGCTGAAGCTGACGATGACCCCGATCCACGGCGAGGAAGAGGAAAAGAGTTTTATACTGGTCGGTATCCTGAATGAGCAAACCACCTATCTGGAGATGCGTCTGGATGAGGAAGGAATGCGGTTCCCGGCCATGCTGGTTTCCCCTGAGGAAACCTATAAAGTGGGCAGCAAGGTTGTTCACCGTGTGCTGACCTACGCCCCGCTGATCACCTTTAACCAGGTGGTCCGGAACTGCCCCCTGGCGCCTGAACTGAATGTGTATACGTACACCTACGGCGTCAGCCGGGAAACCGGTGAGGCGGTTTATGACGACTCGGGTTACGCCCGCGCAAGGAACCTTATCAGCCGGATTGCCCTATGGGTTGTGCTGGGCGCAGCGCTGATGCTGTCCGCCTGCGTTGGAATTACCACAGCGATGGAAAGCCTGCTGAGCCGGAAGAACGAGGACATCGGCATGCTGCGCGCCATCGGCGCCACCCGCAGGCAGGTCCGCCGGATCTACGGCGCTGAAGCCTGGATGCTGACAGCGACCGCGCTGCCTGCCGGCCTGCTGCTGGGTATTATCGTGACCTGGATTATTTCCATGCTGGCCCCGGATCAGGTGGTTTTCTCCCTGAACCTGTGGCTGCTGATTCCGATCCTGTGTATTTCCGGACTGTGCGTTTTTGTTGCCTCCCGCCTGCCGCTTTACCACGCGTCGGCCCAGATGCCCATGGGCGTGCTGCGGGACACCGCGCTGCTGCGCCGTGCCGGAAAAGTGCGGAACCACATGGAATTCAAAACGGACCGGCTGATTGCCGGACGCCGCGTGCGGCTCCATCCCCTGCGCCAGGCAGGGACTGCCGGCATGATTGCCCTGACCCTGCTTTCCACCCTGCTTCTGGGTGAGGTGGTACTGGGCATCCGGCAGCAGAACAACGACACCCCGGCGTTTGAGATGAACGGCCCCTATGACAGCGCATGGGTAACGGATCCTTTTTCCCAGCCGTCTTCCGACGCGGAAGAGATCCGGTATGAAATGCGGAAAATCCCTTCCTATGAAGGCGTTACCAAGGTGCAGTCCGTTACATACCTCAATGCCAACCTGCTGATGCCTGAGGTGCCGGATTATTTCAAAACCAGGAAAGTCGACACAGTCGGGTCGGACGGTGAACATATCGTCCACTCTGTCGGCACCATGCATGGAATCGGATCCGGAAATGACTGGCTGTTCATGAACGATGAGGAACTGGCGGACGCCCGGGCCCGGAGCAATGAAGACTGGGGCGCGCAGGAAGCGGTCCAGAACGTGGAACGGATGGACCTGATTCGCAGCCAGCTTGGCATTACGGAAACCATTGTGCCGATCACTGTCCAGGTGCTGGACTGCGATCCGACGGCATTCAGGGAATATGTTACAGACGGCTCCATCAATCCGGAAAAGCTGGACAGCGGGGAACAGGTGCTGGTTTACGCTCCGAATCTTTGCGCCAGGAAGACTGAAAACGGCGGTCTTGCAATGGAAACATTCTCCCGGATAGATGAAATCAAGGACAAAGAATGGGATATAATCATTCAAAATGACTATTTCAAACAGGGCCTGCAGCTGAGCCTGCTGGAACTGTCAGGGAGAAAAGCAGACGAAGCGCCGATGACTTACGACATCGGCAGTGAATGGAAAGACTGGTACCAGTCCATGGATTGCGTCCGAGCCGAAACCAAAGTGGGTGCGGTGCTGGGCAGTGACGCCCATATCGACGGGATTTACCTGAGCGGGATTACCGTGATCCTGACAGACAGGGGCGCACAGGCCATGGGCCTGAAACTGCCCAATCCTTCGTACGCGGAAGTTTTCTGTTCCAGGAAACTGACAGAGGATCAGGAGGCTTTCATTGACAACCAGCTGAACCAGATCGCCACAAGGGGCTTCATGATGGTGGATAACCAGCTTCAAACTGCCCGGACAAAGCAGGCCAGGAAGATCCGTGAGATTGCGATTCTGACCGGCATGATCCTGCTGTTCTTTGCCGTATCCGTGTTCATGCAGGTGACGGGTGTTTCCCGGCAGATCCGGTCCGATACCCGGATGATCGGCACACTGCGTGCCGTGGGTGCGGACCTGAGGACGCTGGTCGGCTGCTACCGCCTGCCGGTCTGGGCCTGCGCGGGCGCCGCACTGATTCCGTGCCTGCTGTTCTACGCAGTCACCGAATTCAGGACGTTCAGATTGTTTACACATAACCATCCGGTGATTATGATCCCGGTTTTGATTGTGCTGGCTGCCTGTGTGGCACTGGCCTGTACCGCAGGTATCCGCAGCAGGCTGATCAAGGTTGCCCGTCAGCCGATTGTCGAGAATATCAGGGAGTTGTAA
- a CDS encoding ABC transporter ATP-binding protein, translating to MEIIRCEELMKTYGNNSAAVHAVDGVNLSFEQGTFTAITGKSGSGKSTLLHLLSGLDRPTSGKVIYQENNLFQYNDNQLSVLRRRRFGFVFQAYNLVRELTAQENILLPVMLDNRKPDEEYLKRLTDMLGIEDRLNHLPGAMSGGQQQRVCIARALANKPAILFADEPTGNLDGKTGREVLTLMRTISTELGITMILVTHDLGVAEQADRIIRLEDGKVAEDSGEGASL from the coding sequence ATGGAGATTATTCGTTGTGAAGAGCTTATGAAGACCTACGGGAATAACAGCGCCGCGGTGCATGCCGTGGACGGTGTGAACCTCTCTTTTGAACAAGGTACTTTTACCGCCATTACCGGTAAGAGCGGCAGCGGCAAATCCACCCTGCTTCATCTTCTTTCCGGTCTGGACAGACCGACTTCCGGTAAGGTGATTTATCAGGAAAACAACCTGTTTCAATATAATGACAATCAGCTGTCGGTGCTGCGGCGCCGCCGCTTCGGCTTTGTGTTCCAGGCCTACAACCTGGTGCGCGAGCTGACCGCACAGGAGAACATCCTGCTGCCGGTCATGCTGGACAACCGCAAGCCGGACGAAGAGTACCTGAAACGGCTGACAGACATGCTGGGTATTGAAGACCGGCTGAACCACCTGCCCGGTGCCATGAGCGGCGGACAGCAGCAGCGGGTCTGTATTGCCCGTGCCCTGGCCAATAAGCCCGCGATCCTGTTCGCCGATGAGCCTACCGGTAACCTGGACGGAAAGACTGGCCGGGAAGTGCTGACTCTGATGCGTACCATCAGCACTGAGCTGGGCATTACCATGATCCTGGTGACACATGACCTGGGTGTTGCGGAACAGGCAGACAGGATTATCCGCCTGGAAGACGGCAAAGTGGCGGAAGACAGCGGTGAGGGGGCTTCCTTATGA
- a CDS encoding IS3 family transposase, with the protein MRFAKEELKEYPVSEVCKVLGVSKSNYYKERKRTEKEEKEEEKAVVQSFAENHGRYGRIRIRKELQRKGIEISEYRISNILRKNGLKAKCGRRRKWRKEKKDAPQYLEENLIKKKFEVVQPNYLWCSDITELRCHGTKVYVCGIIDVATRRIVGWSIAKTQTQKLVQDAFRMAVGRNPKRPENAVYHSDRGCQYTAKKTKELVESHGFRKSMSRPGKPNDNQPIESFWRTLECEMDDIRSLRFEEAARTIVNFIEMYYNADRLHSGINYMSPNDFFSL; encoded by the coding sequence GTGAGGTTTGCGAAAGAGGAACTCAAGGAATATCCGGTAAGTGAAGTATGCAAAGTGCTGGGTGTGTCAAAGAGTAATTACTACAAAGAAAGGAAACGGACAGAAAAAGAAGAAAAAGAAGAGGAAAAAGCGGTCGTTCAGTCTTTCGCAGAGAACCACGGAAGATATGGAAGGATACGCATCCGGAAGGAACTGCAAAGGAAAGGAATAGAGATTAGTGAATACCGGATAAGCAATATCCTGCGAAAGAACGGACTGAAAGCGAAGTGCGGCAGACGGAGAAAGTGGAGAAAAGAGAAGAAGGATGCTCCACAGTATCTGGAAGAGAACCTGATCAAGAAGAAATTCGAAGTAGTTCAGCCGAACTATCTATGGTGCAGTGACATAACAGAGCTGAGATGTCACGGAACAAAAGTTTATGTATGCGGCATTATAGACGTAGCGACAAGACGGATCGTTGGATGGAGCATCGCTAAAACGCAAACACAGAAGCTGGTGCAGGATGCATTCAGAATGGCTGTGGGAAGAAACCCAAAGCGGCCAGAGAATGCGGTGTACCACAGTGACCGAGGATGCCAGTACACAGCAAAGAAGACGAAGGAACTGGTCGAAAGCCATGGCTTTCGAAAGAGTATGTCCAGGCCGGGGAAACCGAATGACAACCAGCCGATTGAAAGCTTCTGGAGAACGCTTGAATGTGAAATGGATGATATCCGTTCACTGCGGTTTGAGGAAGCAGCCAGGACAATCGTGAACTTCATTGAGATGTACTACAATGCGGATCGCCTCCATTCAGGTATTAACTACATGTCGCCAAATGATTTTTTCAGTCTTTAA
- a CDS encoding transposase, with product MHRTYSKEFKIKACELVLKDGLKYAVVAEKLGIDKILLYQWTSAYETYGEEAFVGKGHQRAADAELKKLRKEYEKLKMENEILKKAAAYFAKHPADE from the coding sequence ATGCATAGAACATACAGCAAAGAGTTTAAGATCAAAGCATGTGAACTGGTGTTAAAAGATGGACTCAAGTATGCGGTAGTGGCGGAGAAACTGGGGATAGACAAGATCCTGCTGTACCAGTGGACAAGCGCATACGAGACCTACGGAGAAGAAGCGTTTGTAGGGAAAGGACACCAGAGAGCAGCGGATGCCGAGTTGAAGAAGCTTCGAAAAGAGTATGAGAAGCTGAAAATGGAGAATGAGATCCTAAAAAAAGCAGCGGCATACTTTGCGAAACACCCAGCAGACGAGTGA
- a CDS encoding sensor histidine kinase encodes MVGYILSGILLLILAGIVIRHLCNNRRLKQLSENMEDYLVGIGGNLPLSLKEDTIAQVENAAMEMQNRIDVAEERFRQEAKRTSNLTADISHQLKTPLASLRLYCEMDSSPHCEQQIVQIERMETLISSLLRLERLCADGYQFEYAKCDLRKMIERDWQQMHPLWPGRTLTIEGEATIRCDEKWLAEAFRNLLKNACEHTAEDGHIWIYMETTDKFLYCTLEDDGGGASPKDLPHLFDRFYRAEGQSKKGAGLGLAIVKEIIYRHHGQILAQNTKKGLKFTISMPVLDMIRT; translated from the coding sequence ATGGTTGGATACATCCTCAGCGGAATCCTCCTGCTGATCCTGGCAGGAATCGTAATCCGCCACCTGTGCAACAACAGGCGGCTGAAACAGCTGTCCGAAAATATGGAGGATTACCTGGTAGGGATCGGCGGGAACCTGCCGCTTTCCCTGAAAGAGGATACGATCGCGCAGGTGGAGAACGCCGCCATGGAGATGCAGAACCGCATTGACGTGGCCGAAGAACGGTTCCGCCAGGAGGCAAAGCGGACCAGCAACCTGACGGCGGATATTTCCCATCAGCTGAAGACGCCCCTGGCCTCCCTGCGGCTGTACTGCGAAATGGATTCCAGCCCCCACTGTGAACAGCAGATTGTCCAGATTGAGCGCATGGAAACGCTGATCAGCAGCCTACTGCGGCTGGAAAGGCTTTGCGCGGACGGCTATCAGTTTGAATACGCGAAATGCGATCTCCGGAAGATGATTGAGCGGGACTGGCAGCAGATGCATCCCCTGTGGCCCGGACGGACGCTGACCATTGAAGGGGAGGCGACCATCCGCTGCGACGAGAAATGGCTGGCGGAAGCTTTCCGGAACCTGCTCAAGAACGCCTGTGAGCATACGGCGGAAGACGGACATATCTGGATCTATATGGAAACCACGGACAAGTTTTTATACTGCACGCTGGAGGACGACGGCGGCGGTGCCTCGCCGAAGGACCTGCCCCACCTGTTTGACCGCTTTTACCGGGCGGAGGGACAGAGCAAGAAGGGTGCCGGCCTGGGCCTGGCCATTGTGAAAGAGATTATTTACCGGCATCATGGGCAGATACTGGCACAGAATACAAAGAAGGGGCTGAAGTTTACGATTTCGATGCCGGTGCTGGACATGATCAGGACCTGA
- a CDS encoding response regulator transcription factor — translation MNTILLVEDDTDLREGLTELFVRDGYEVITAGSLKEARERLTDAVQAMVMDVGLPDGDGVSLCREWREAGETRPVLFLTARGEEFDVVRGLDSGGNDYVTKPFRMQELLSRVRVLLRSSQAVRPLSRSGFVVNRERMQVMKDGEALPLTLTEYKIVTMLMDHPSVVPRERLLEVLWDEGGKFIDDNTLSVHMSRLREKVGAEHISTIRGVGYQWLDTSSAESSC, via the coding sequence ATGAATACCATTCTGCTGGTGGAAGACGATACCGACCTGCGGGAAGGACTGACGGAGCTGTTTGTCCGGGACGGATATGAGGTAATCACCGCCGGCTCCCTGAAGGAAGCCCGGGAACGCCTGACGGACGCCGTGCAGGCAATGGTGATGGACGTGGGCCTGCCGGACGGCGACGGCGTCAGCCTGTGCCGGGAATGGCGGGAAGCCGGTGAAACCCGGCCGGTACTTTTCCTGACCGCCCGGGGCGAGGAGTTTGACGTGGTCCGGGGGCTGGATTCCGGCGGAAATGATTATGTGACCAAGCCTTTCCGGATGCAGGAGCTGCTGAGCCGGGTACGGGTGCTGCTGCGCAGCAGCCAGGCGGTCCGGCCCCTCAGCCGGAGCGGCTTTGTGGTGAACCGGGAACGGATGCAGGTGATGAAGGACGGCGAAGCGCTGCCCCTGACCCTGACGGAATACAAGATTGTGACCATGCTGATGGATCATCCGTCCGTGGTGCCGCGGGAACGCCTGCTGGAGGTCCTGTGGGACGAGGGCGGCAAGTTTATCGATGACAACACGCTGTCGGTGCATATGAGCCGGCTGCGGGAGAAGGTGGGCGCTGAGCACATCAGCACCATTCGGGGAGTGGGATATCAATGGTTGGATACATCCTCAGCGGAATCCTCCTGCTGA